A single Oligoflexia bacterium DNA region contains:
- a CDS encoding FliH/SctL family protein, producing the protein MFKSILKQADSEGHILNYKPQPLTQVMPQTTLNFVKDQDVVLPNSKGFEINELVAETTGLGEIERKNFNTRVENEVLTRLKAIEEKAFAEAYALGMRDGREKSYADSNQEIKVALEHLSKVMESVTLIKNQLFIENEAHIVKTVFHLAKALALKEIQIDPKLIFNVLKTALENAQSEEEIKIKINPQDQEFVERVKGEAGNPFERIAKLKIEVTESVARGGCIVETNYGVVDATIGQRIEKLWAVLDSKIPKIAEG; encoded by the coding sequence TTGTTTAAATCAATTCTTAAACAGGCTGATTCAGAGGGGCATATTTTAAATTATAAACCTCAACCACTAACGCAGGTAATGCCCCAAACAACGCTTAATTTTGTAAAAGATCAAGATGTTGTATTGCCAAACTCAAAAGGTTTTGAAATCAACGAACTCGTAGCTGAAACCACAGGTCTTGGTGAGATTGAGCGAAAGAATTTTAATACACGTGTTGAGAATGAGGTACTCACAAGACTTAAAGCAATCGAAGAAAAAGCATTTGCTGAAGCATATGCTCTAGGTATGCGTGATGGCCGTGAAAAATCGTACGCTGACTCAAATCAAGAAATTAAAGTCGCACTTGAGCATTTAAGTAAAGTGATGGAGAGTGTAACGCTTATTAAAAACCAACTCTTTATCGAGAACGAAGCACACATTGTGAAGACTGTATTTCACCTGGCAAAAGCTTTGGCCCTTAAAGAAATTCAAATAGATCCTAAGCTCATTTTTAATGTTTTAAAAACGGCTTTAGAAAACGCACAGTCAGAAGAAGAAATTAAGATAAAAATAAACCCCCAAGATCAAGAATTTGTTGAGCGAGTAAAGGGTGAAGCGGGAAATCCGTTTGAGCGTATTGCGAAACTGAAAATTGAAGTTACTGAGAGTGTTGCCCGCGGAGGCTGTATTGTTGAAACAAATTACGGTGTAGTTGATGCAACTATCGGTCAGCGTATTGAAAAATTGTGGGCAGTACTTGATTCAAAAATTCCAAAAATTGCGGAGGGCTGA
- the fliG gene encoding flagellar motor switch protein FliG — protein sequence MNTAITFEELRGMEKAAILLNYLGDIAATELFKHLDDADIRKIINNMHRLRTVPVDVTKRVLEEYYEKISESEEYIFSREVATKEIIIAAVGEERARGILGHLNLAAGVGARTLESLELVDAKSLANFLVSEHPQTIAVILAHLEPEKKCEVLKRMPESLQAEVVLRMANLDFISPELIEEVDKVLKQELATMGTVEQAQLGGVQPVAEMLNVMDKNTESAIMSRLEEKDPILAEEIRKLMFVFEDIVKIDDRGVQTLLKEVANDKLLLALKTANDEIKDKIFRNMSSRASTLLQEDLQSMGPAKLSDVESAQQEIVNLARKLEAEGKILIARGGAEDALV from the coding sequence ATGAATACGGCCATTACATTTGAAGAACTACGGGGCATGGAAAAAGCTGCAATTCTTTTAAATTACCTCGGAGACATCGCTGCCACCGAGCTCTTCAAACATCTTGATGATGCAGACATTCGTAAAATCATTAACAACATGCATAGACTTCGCACCGTACCGGTTGACGTGACAAAACGTGTACTTGAAGAATACTATGAAAAAATAAGTGAATCTGAAGAATATATTTTCTCTCGTGAAGTAGCCACAAAAGAAATTATCATTGCAGCAGTTGGTGAAGAGCGTGCACGAGGTATTCTTGGTCATTTAAACTTAGCAGCAGGTGTGGGCGCTCGAACATTAGAATCTCTCGAACTGGTTGATGCTAAATCTTTGGCAAACTTTTTAGTTAGTGAGCATCCACAAACAATTGCAGTTATTTTAGCACATCTTGAGCCTGAGAAAAAATGTGAAGTTCTTAAGCGTATGCCTGAGTCACTTCAGGCGGAGGTTGTTTTGAGAATGGCTAACTTAGATTTTATTTCACCAGAACTTATTGAAGAAGTTGATAAAGTTCTTAAACAAGAATTGGCTACCATGGGTACCGTTGAACAAGCACAATTGGGCGGTGTTCAGCCTGTTGCTGAGATGCTTAACGTTATGGATAAAAATACTGAATCTGCAATCATGTCTAGGCTTGAAGAGAAAGACCCAATCTTGGCAGAAGAAATTCGAAAACTCATGTTTGTTTTTGAAGATATTGTCAAAATTGACGACAGAGGTGTTCAAACGCTTCTTAAAGAAGTGGCAAATGATAAGCTTCTCTTGGCTTTAAAAACTGCTAACGATGAAATTAAAGATAAAATTTTTAGAAATATGTCATCCCGTGCCTCCACACTACTTCAAGAAGATTTACAGAGTATGGGGCCAGCTAAGCTTTCTGACGTAGAATCTGCCCAACAAGAGATCGTAAATCTAGCACGTAAGCTTGAGGCTGAAGGTAAGATTCTCATTGCTCGCGGTGGAGCGGAGGACGCGCTTGTTTAA
- the fliF gene encoding flagellar basal-body MS-ring/collar protein FliF gives MNLLFGKLYAQLRDFYMNLSPMKRASVIAASFVILSTFVVVGVMMSGRSYTPLFTNIPPEQVPLIVSKLQDKQVPYQMLDGGKTITVPPEFLHSTQMMLMSETGLSKIGSIGFEIFDKDSFGTTSYVQRINYQRALQGELIRTINSLEAVKNSKVILALPPKKTFLEEGQSPTASVVVDVKDGKSLNIDQVRGIIHLVSSAVEGLDAEKVTVVDSRGKVLSKSLAGGINSMTNDMQEFKYKKEHEYENRIEDILAKIVGQGKVIAKVNADINFRQISSVEEVVDPDRQAVKSIQTEEEKLRGNRSNTAGVPGARSNLPGAEDPNSVAFKQDVDKELKTTNYENTKTIRNVKEPMGATERLSVAVLVDGLTETVVDAEGKITEKWSPRAAEDLVKYESIVKNALGFDEKRGDVVKIENIKFQKEDFNESERIITSLERRKLFSYMIRWGVIALSFGLFFFVVVRPFMRWITESFQDSVEDMLPKTIEELEDLQTVDNSLPGMGGALPMLEETIDPDKAESELLKERIVNLIQNDSKKAAYALNQWVDERRAG, from the coding sequence TTGAATTTATTATTTGGTAAACTCTATGCTCAGCTAAGAGACTTCTACATGAACCTGAGTCCGATGAAACGGGCCAGTGTCATAGCGGCGTCATTTGTCATACTATCAACATTCGTTGTTGTTGGTGTGATGATGTCGGGTCGAAGCTACACGCCTTTGTTTACAAACATTCCGCCGGAACAAGTTCCGCTGATTGTAAGTAAATTGCAAGATAAGCAGGTTCCTTATCAGATGCTTGATGGTGGTAAAACCATAACTGTACCTCCTGAATTCTTGCATAGCACGCAAATGATGCTGATGAGTGAAACAGGTCTGTCAAAGATCGGCTCCATCGGTTTTGAAATTTTTGACAAAGATAGTTTTGGAACCACAAGTTATGTACAAAGAATAAACTATCAACGTGCTCTTCAAGGCGAACTCATCCGTACGATCAATAGCTTAGAAGCTGTTAAAAATTCTAAAGTAATCTTGGCATTGCCTCCAAAGAAAACTTTTTTAGAAGAAGGCCAATCACCTACAGCTTCAGTCGTTGTTGATGTTAAAGATGGTAAAAGCCTTAATATTGATCAAGTCCGGGGTATCATACATTTGGTTTCGAGTGCAGTAGAGGGTCTCGATGCAGAGAAGGTTACGGTTGTTGATTCGCGCGGCAAAGTATTAAGTAAAAGTTTAGCCGGCGGTATCAATTCGATGACAAATGATATGCAAGAATTCAAATATAAAAAAGAGCATGAGTATGAAAATCGTATTGAAGATATTTTGGCAAAAATTGTAGGCCAAGGTAAAGTAATTGCCAAAGTTAATGCCGACATCAATTTTAGACAAATATCTTCAGTAGAAGAAGTTGTGGATCCAGACAGACAAGCTGTTAAGTCTATACAAACCGAAGAAGAAAAACTCAGAGGCAATCGCAGTAATACGGCGGGTGTTCCTGGGGCGCGTTCAAATTTGCCTGGTGCTGAAGACCCTAATAGTGTGGCGTTTAAGCAAGATGTAGATAAAGAGCTTAAGACAACGAACTATGAGAACACAAAAACAATCCGAAATGTTAAAGAACCAATGGGCGCAACTGAACGTTTAAGTGTTGCCGTTTTGGTTGACGGTCTTACTGAAACTGTCGTTGATGCCGAAGGAAAAATCACAGAAAAGTGGAGCCCCAGAGCAGCTGAAGATCTTGTTAAATATGAGAGCATCGTTAAAAACGCACTGGGCTTTGATGAAAAGCGTGGGGACGTTGTAAAAATTGAAAACATAAAATTCCAAAAAGAAGATTTCAATGAGAGCGAAAGAATTATTACTTCACTTGAGCGTCGAAAACTTTTTTCTTACATGATTCGTTGGGGCGTAATTGCACTAAGCTTTGGTTTGTTCTTCTTTGTAGTTGTAAGACCCTTTATGCGTTGGATTACAGAGAGCTTTCAAGATTCAGTTGAAGATATGTTACCAAAAACAATTGAAGAACTAGAAGATTTGCAGACGGTGGACAATTCGTTGCCGGGCATGGGTGGTGCTTTGCCGATGCTTGAAGAAACTATTGATCCTGATAAGGCTGAAAGTGAATTGCTTAAAGAGCGCATTGTTAATTTGATTCAGAATGATAGCAAAAAAGCTGCTTATGCTCTGAATCAATGGGTTGATGAACGTCGTGCAGGCTAA
- the fliE gene encoding flagellar hook-basal body complex protein FliE codes for MDGLSIRNANSVINTGQTTKEITKVEQPLLPQGGLGGADSTQKSFAATLKDAVGAVNQAHMEADQKMQALATGKSQNIHETMIASEKADIALRLMVQVRNKMIEAYQEIMRMQV; via the coding sequence ATGGACGGCTTAAGTATTCGCAACGCTAATAGCGTTATCAACACAGGGCAAACGACCAAAGAAATTACAAAGGTCGAACAGCCACTATTACCCCAAGGTGGACTTGGCGGCGCAGATAGTACGCAAAAAAGTTTTGCAGCGACGTTAAAAGATGCCGTTGGTGCCGTCAACCAAGCTCATATGGAAGCTGATCAAAAAATGCAAGCGCTTGCCACCGGCAAAAGCCAAAATATTCATGAAACGATGATTGCAAGTGAGAAGGCTGACATTGCTTTACGTTTAATGGTGCAAGTTAGAAATAAAATGATTGAAGCGTATCAAGAAATCATGCGGATGCAAGTTTGA
- the flgC gene encoding flagellar basal body rod protein FlgC → MDFLTGMRVSASGMTAQRMRMNAISSNIANVNTTKTPEGGAYRRKEVVFSSLPQQRHFGEILAGKVDADIDRVQVVDIRPDRKGPLLKYEPTHPDANEEGYVAYPDINMMQEMVDMISASRSYEANIAAMNTSKNMALSAIELGR, encoded by the coding sequence ATGGATTTTTTAACCGGCATGAGAGTCAGTGCTAGCGGCATGACTGCACAGCGCATGCGGATGAATGCCATTTCCTCAAATATTGCCAATGTGAATACAACAAAGACCCCTGAAGGTGGAGCTTATCGACGGAAAGAAGTTGTATTTTCGTCTTTGCCTCAACAGCGTCATTTTGGTGAAATTCTCGCTGGCAAAGTTGATGCTGATATCGATCGCGTTCAGGTTGTTGATATCAGGCCTGATCGTAAGGGCCCGCTTCTAAAATATGAACCAACACATCCCGATGCTAACGAAGAAGGTTACGTTGCTTATCCAGATATTAATATGATGCAAGAGATGGTCGATATGATTTCTGCATCAAGAAGTTATGAAGCAAATATTGCTGCAATGAATACAAGTAAAAATATGGCCTTAAGTGCGATTGAGTTAGGAAGATAA
- the flgB gene encoding flagellar basal body rod protein FlgB, whose amino-acid sequence MADLFDKTTKALGASLNYRLLRHNVTSSNIANAETPGYKAKVVEFEDALARAVDLDGLNNLTTSSPDHFAMGSSAIGNERVGVEDNPEADINPDKNTVDMDNEITTMSENSVLYKAALALINKKMAMLKYGITEGGK is encoded by the coding sequence ATGGCTGATTTATTTGATAAAACTACAAAAGCCTTAGGTGCGTCACTCAATTACAGATTGCTGCGACATAACGTAACTTCTTCGAATATAGCAAATGCTGAAACACCTGGGTACAAAGCAAAGGTCGTTGAATTTGAAGACGCCCTTGCTAGAGCCGTTGATCTTGACGGTTTAAATAATCTTACTACTTCATCGCCGGATCATTTTGCGATGGGAAGTTCAGCTATCGGAAACGAACGAGTCGGTGTTGAGGATAATCCAGAAGCTGATATTAACCCTGATAAAAACACAGTCGATATGGATAACGAAATAACAACGATGTCTGAGAATAGCGTTTTATACAAAGCTGCTCTGGCACTCATTAATAAAAAGATGGCAATGTTAAAGTACGGAATTACTGAGGGAGGTAAATAA
- a CDS encoding sigma-54 dependent transcriptional regulator — protein MKCVEFGSLLTCDLQFQKVLHAATNVAHSKATVLITGESGTGKELLARYIHDKSPRAQKRFVAINCAAVPEGLLESELFGYERGAFTGAINQKMGKFELASESTLLLDEISEMPLSLQAKLLRVLQEEEVDRLGGRNPIKVNLRIIATTNRDLWKMVKSHIFREDLYYRINVIPLQIPALRERPDDVVALAENFIKVSSILNSRNVTKLSLGALNKLSQWNWPGNVRELENVIERAVLMANQGEIQSEHIIIENFTSSPGTPSNSGMTAGMTIAQMERELIYKTLDKTNQNRTQAARILGISIRTLRNKLHEYRGDHG, from the coding sequence ATGAAATGTGTTGAATTTGGTTCACTCTTAACTTGTGATCTACAATTTCAAAAAGTGCTTCACGCCGCAACAAATGTTGCTCACAGTAAAGCCACTGTTCTTATCACCGGCGAAAGTGGTACAGGAAAAGAATTACTCGCACGTTATATTCACGATAAGAGCCCGCGAGCGCAAAAACGGTTTGTAGCCATTAATTGTGCAGCGGTTCCTGAGGGTTTACTTGAAAGCGAGCTTTTTGGTTATGAACGAGGCGCATTTACAGGTGCTATCAATCAAAAAATGGGAAAATTTGAATTAGCTTCAGAGAGCACACTTTTACTTGATGAAATCTCAGAAATGCCATTGTCACTTCAAGCAAAACTTCTTCGTGTATTGCAAGAAGAAGAAGTAGACCGCCTTGGTGGGCGTAACCCCATTAAAGTAAATCTTCGCATCATTGCTACAACCAATCGTGATCTGTGGAAAATGGTTAAGTCTCATATTTTTAGAGAAGATCTTTACTACCGCATCAATGTTATTCCACTTCAGATTCCTGCACTCAGAGAGCGTCCTGATGATGTGGTGGCATTGGCCGAAAATTTTATAAAGGTGTCTTCAATACTGAATTCTAGGAATGTAACAAAACTTTCACTGGGTGCTTTAAATAAACTTTCACAATGGAACTGGCCAGGTAATGTTCGTGAACTTGAAAACGTTATTGAGCGCGCTGTTTTAATGGCTAATCAAGGTGAAATTCAAAGTGAACATATTATTATTGAAAATTTCACAAGCTCACCTGGCACACCAAGTAATTCAGGAATGACAGCCGGTATGACCATTGCACAAATGGAGAGAGAATTAATTTATAAAACTCTAGATAAAACAAACCAAAACCGCACTCAAGCAGCAAGAATACTGGGTATCAGTATTCGTACTTTGAGAAATAAGTTGCATGAGTACAGGGGGGATCATGGCTGA
- a CDS encoding tetratricopeptide repeat protein, whose translation MSSTADARGLKVTFRSLKDATHVEITGQNEWRYDKSQVTVDEYNIVRIQFQGVTPEEIKSLSDLKDQRVKLVTIKAGTNNDALIEFKLADRGMQVFDYQTTDPVNLVFDIYKEVPQPKKSVEKNLENKKINKTHAIKADPLAGLVVRSQVKSKNNQRKIASVDHPELGPQPALLSGASPDAILQLKYGIFDGGDKDLKRFHIYDEDIKESALIKSQENIYLRFPEVIVSQPYLKNILAETIAYEIEPQDDEENQQARLAIKLFKDNKPALVLRTLKFFREKFEKSKYDNVLEYVEADTYFKLWLRDHNRVDFESAMARYKELLDKYPTDPKRYRTLMIVGLNYIDVGNHFGALSAFQVGMTRYPDSPFYWQMRIAVGDALRELNKNDAAIKEFESIENDPRSTTFGVEARYRRGDVYFRSRDYSTAIKEYKEALNRYPTKWALGPNLYFNNAEAQFWLKDYKASLESFRNFLLRFPSHEHGGYAMTRIGEILEILGAPKHKVTGAYLESYFRYRGSPGAYLAKVRFNSERFGNMKEKELNAARKEFKDEMPEGKMEHVDTFVKLAEADGLLLRKNFDASFDILVKFYQSNTLSPHLFIFKNRIVNNLTEKIAFYNSKKDYVKALDIYLHNTDSWLLKSSRIDTRYFAGKAYEGLNILDESAKYYTQCLVDYEVLTPERLRYSKAFENLPSPDQLNLRLAKVSYESNQFKKADDHLGKIVKLKDMSDAERVERSLILASVAEKSERFDLAELALKDLTEQWKGQPSLLVEPWYRLAKLSFDQNKNSEALGWVQKLNTVSQENTDIKPEIIRKGLELAADIHLKEGKPNEAGKAYKLILEKHHAGMPTASVRYRLGKIYFDQKNFGEATKIWNVLKEDKNAALWEKMAQEQLAQIQWNEKYKRYVDRKPAGGKK comes from the coding sequence TTGAGTTCCACGGCAGATGCACGTGGGCTAAAGGTGACATTTCGTAGTCTTAAAGACGCGACTCACGTCGAGATCACAGGCCAAAACGAATGGCGCTATGACAAAAGTCAAGTTACGGTTGATGAATACAATATTGTGAGGATTCAATTTCAAGGTGTAACGCCTGAAGAAATAAAATCACTTTCTGATCTAAAAGATCAAAGAGTCAAGCTGGTCACCATCAAGGCTGGTACAAACAATGACGCACTTATTGAGTTTAAACTAGCCGATCGTGGAATGCAGGTTTTTGATTATCAAACCACTGACCCTGTAAATCTTGTTTTTGATATTTACAAAGAAGTGCCCCAGCCAAAAAAGAGTGTTGAAAAAAATCTAGAAAATAAAAAAATCAATAAAACACATGCCATCAAAGCAGATCCTTTGGCGGGTCTTGTGGTTCGAAGTCAGGTTAAGAGTAAAAATAATCAAAGAAAAATAGCATCAGTAGATCACCCGGAGTTAGGCCCACAACCCGCGCTTTTGAGTGGCGCTTCGCCTGATGCGATTTTACAACTTAAATATGGAATATTTGATGGTGGTGATAAAGATCTAAAGCGGTTTCATATTTATGATGAAGATATTAAAGAATCAGCTCTCATTAAAAGCCAAGAGAATATTTATCTGCGATTTCCTGAAGTTATTGTGAGTCAACCGTATCTTAAAAATATTCTAGCTGAAACTATTGCATATGAAATTGAGCCCCAAGACGATGAAGAAAATCAACAAGCAAGGCTTGCAATAAAACTTTTTAAAGACAATAAGCCTGCGTTAGTGTTGAGAACATTGAAATTTTTCAGAGAGAAATTTGAAAAATCAAAATACGATAACGTACTTGAATATGTGGAAGCCGACACCTACTTTAAACTTTGGCTCCGTGATCATAACCGCGTTGACTTTGAAAGTGCAATGGCACGTTATAAAGAGTTGTTAGATAAGTACCCTACTGATCCAAAACGCTACCGCACCTTAATGATCGTCGGACTCAATTATATAGATGTCGGAAACCATTTTGGAGCGCTCTCAGCATTTCAAGTGGGCATGACCAGGTATCCAGATAGCCCGTTTTATTGGCAAATGCGTATTGCCGTTGGTGATGCACTTCGAGAGCTAAATAAAAATGATGCAGCCATAAAAGAATTTGAAAGCATCGAAAATGACCCACGATCAACTACCTTTGGTGTGGAAGCTCGCTATCGACGAGGTGATGTTTACTTCAGATCAAGAGACTACTCCACAGCCATTAAAGAATATAAAGAAGCGTTAAATCGTTATCCTACAAAATGGGCGCTTGGGCCTAATCTTTACTTCAATAATGCTGAGGCGCAATTTTGGCTCAAAGATTACAAAGCCTCGCTGGAAAGTTTTAGAAATTTTTTACTAAGATTTCCGTCACACGAGCATGGTGGTTACGCAATGACTCGTATTGGAGAGATCTTAGAAATTTTGGGCGCGCCAAAACATAAGGTAACCGGTGCTTATTTGGAATCTTATTTCCGTTATCGTGGATCCCCCGGGGCCTATTTAGCAAAAGTTAGATTTAATTCAGAGCGCTTTGGAAATATGAAAGAGAAAGAACTCAATGCTGCCCGTAAAGAATTTAAAGACGAAATGCCAGAGGGCAAGATGGAGCATGTTGATACATTCGTAAAACTTGCAGAGGCAGATGGATTATTACTGCGCAAAAATTTTGATGCAAGTTTTGATATATTGGTAAAATTTTATCAGTCAAATACGTTGTCACCCCATTTGTTTATATTTAAAAATCGAATTGTTAATAATCTAACTGAAAAAATAGCCTTCTATAATTCTAAAAAAGATTACGTTAAAGCTTTAGATATTTATCTTCACAATACTGACTCATGGCTTTTAAAGAGCTCAAGAATTGATACTCGCTATTTTGCAGGCAAAGCCTATGAAGGCTTAAATATCTTAGATGAAAGTGCAAAATATTATACTCAGTGTCTGGTTGACTATGAAGTGTTAACACCTGAGCGGTTAAGGTACAGCAAAGCTTTTGAAAATCTGCCTTCACCTGATCAACTCAATTTGCGCTTAGCTAAAGTGAGTTATGAAAGTAACCAATTTAAAAAAGCAGATGATCATCTTGGTAAAATTGTAAAACTCAAAGATATGTCTGATGCTGAAAGAGTAGAAAGAAGTTTGATACTTGCTTCTGTAGCTGAAAAAAGTGAGCGCTTTGACTTAGCAGAGCTTGCTTTAAAAGATTTAACTGAACAGTGGAAGGGTCAGCCGTCTTTGTTGGTAGAACCCTGGTATCGTCTAGCAAAACTCAGTTTTGATCAAAATAAAAATTCAGAAGCTCTCGGTTGGGTTCAAAAACTTAATACAGTTTCTCAAGAGAACACAGATATTAAACCTGAGATTATTCGCAAAGGCCTTGAATTGGCCGCAGATATTCATCTTAAAGAAGGCAAACCAAATGAAGCCGGAAAAGCATATAAGCTTATTCTTGAAAAACATCATGCCGGAATGCCAACAGCTTCTGTACGTTATCGTTTAGGAAAAATTTATTTTGATCAAAAGAATTTTGGTGAAGCTACAAAAATTTGGAATGTTCTTAAAGAAGATAAAAATGCCGCACTTTGGGAAAAAATGGCCCAAGAGCAATTGGCTCAAATTCAATGGAATGAAAAATATAAAAGATACGTCGACAGAAAGCCTGCCGGAGGAAAAAAATGA
- a CDS encoding ABC transporter permease, whose amino-acid sequence MIAGVTFSIGATLVHFLHFVGGMSLLTKEMWQSLRSRPFYPKLITEQMSSIGVSSLPLVLATALSTGMVMALQFGFGLERFGGKYYVPKVVSLSLVRELGPVFTSLMLAGRVGAGITAEIGSMNVTQQIDAIRALGTSPLKKIVIPRVIAAIIVLPLLTVMANFIGIAGAMIICVSELGLDPYFFYQKVVTTITFTDFAVGVAKTFFFAAFISLVGCYYGMTTTGGTQGVGIATTKSVVTSSILIVISDFFLTKLFWIFERWYS is encoded by the coding sequence ATGATCGCAGGTGTCACATTTTCAATTGGCGCGACCCTTGTGCACTTTCTACATTTTGTAGGTGGCATGAGCTTACTTACAAAAGAAATGTGGCAATCCTTACGCTCACGACCGTTTTATCCAAAACTTATTACTGAGCAAATGTCATCCATCGGTGTGAGTTCACTCCCTCTGGTACTCGCAACAGCATTAAGTACTGGAATGGTAATGGCTCTGCAATTCGGTTTTGGGCTGGAACGTTTTGGAGGAAAATACTACGTACCCAAAGTAGTATCCCTTAGCCTGGTGCGTGAACTCGGACCCGTATTTACTAGTCTGATGCTCGCTGGCCGCGTTGGCGCAGGAATCACCGCAGAAATTGGCTCAATGAATGTCACCCAACAAATTGATGCCATTCGTGCCCTGGGAACAAGTCCACTTAAAAAAATTGTTATACCACGAGTGATTGCCGCAATTATTGTTTTGCCTCTTTTAACTGTTATGGCAAATTTTATTGGCATCGCAGGTGCTATGATTATTTGCGTTTCAGAACTTGGTCTTGACCCTTATTTCTTTTATCAAAAAGTCGTAACCACAATTACATTTACTGATTTTGCAGTCGGTGTTGCAAAAACATTTTTCTTCGCTGCTTTTATTAGTCTCGTTGGCTGCTACTACGGAATGACTACTACAGGTGGCACTCAAGGTGTGGGTATCGCCACAACCAAATCAGTTGTGACATCTTCAATACTTATAGTTATTAGCGATTTCTTTTTAACCAAACTCTTTTGGATATTTGAACGATGGTACTCATAG
- a CDS encoding ABC transporter ATP-binding protein has translation MVLIEVKDFKKSFGSKIVHRGVNLKINKGECMGLIGGSGSGKSVILRSMIGLEKPDSGQVLIEGQDITPLNEDQLVSIRRKVAYVFQGGALFDSMNVAENLAYPLLEHTKLTSSEINAKISETLESFGLHGTEKIMPANLSGGMQKRVGLARAIILGPEVILYDEPTAGLDPYNTKKIQETILTLKKLGVTSILVTHDMPTAFAVCDRMALLVDGKIVAEGTSKELKEGTQAGVLNTFINGEET, from the coding sequence ATGGTACTCATAGAAGTTAAAGATTTTAAGAAAAGTTTCGGTTCAAAAATCGTCCACCGCGGCGTGAACCTGAAAATCAACAAAGGCGAGTGCATGGGCCTTATTGGTGGCTCAGGCTCTGGCAAGAGTGTGATTTTGCGAAGTATGATTGGCCTTGAAAAACCTGATTCTGGTCAAGTACTCATTGAAGGCCAAGACATCACACCACTCAATGAAGATCAACTTGTCTCGATTCGTCGAAAAGTTGCCTATGTTTTTCAAGGTGGGGCTCTATTTGATTCAATGAATGTTGCGGAAAATCTTGCCTATCCTTTACTCGAGCATACAAAGTTAACATCCTCAGAAATCAATGCAAAAATCTCAGAAACACTTGAAAGCTTTGGACTTCACGGCACTGAGAAAATCATGCCGGCAAATTTGAGCGGGGGTATGCAAAAACGAGTCGGTCTTGCTCGCGCCATAATTCTGGGTCCAGAAGTAATTCTATATGATGAGCCTACAGCTGGACTTGATCCGTATAATACCAAAAAAATTCAAGAAACAATTTTAACACTTAAAAAATTAGGGGTGACTAGCATTCTTGTCACACACGACATGCCCACTGCATTTGCAGTTTGTGATCGCATGGCACTTTTAGTCGACGGGAAGATCGTTGCCGAAGGCACAAGTAAAGAACTTAAAGAAGGAACACAAGCGGGTGTTTTAAATACATTCATTAACGGAGAAGAGACGTAA